In Kaistella faecalis, a genomic segment contains:
- a CDS encoding NAD-dependent epimerase/dehydratase family protein, translated as MESNTEKILITGALGQIGTELTNRLVEIHGAENVVASGLDRWDKNITSAGFYERMDVSNTQLVRQVVKDYEITTVYHLASLLSGTSEKQPLFAWKLNVEPLLNFCEMAKEGLLKKVFWPSSIAVFGKGIPKENVGQDVVLNPTTVYGISKMAGEKWCEYYHDKYGVDVRSIRYPGLISWKTPAGGGTTDYAVEIFYEAVEQGKYTSFISENTAMPMLYMDDAINATLKLMEAPKESLSVHTSYNLGGLSFTPKELAAEIKKEMPDFEIDYKPDFRQAIADSWPASIDDSIAKKDWGLNYDFDITAMTKDMLKNLKVKLGNSFA; from the coding sequence ATGGAATCCAACACGGAAAAAATTCTTATCACCGGTGCGCTGGGACAAATCGGTACCGAACTCACAAACAGATTAGTTGAAATTCATGGCGCTGAAAATGTAGTGGCTTCCGGACTCGACCGCTGGGATAAGAACATTACCTCTGCAGGTTTCTATGAAAGAATGGACGTTTCGAACACGCAACTGGTGAGACAGGTCGTGAAGGATTACGAAATTACAACCGTGTATCATCTTGCGTCTTTACTTTCCGGAACTTCTGAAAAACAACCGCTTTTTGCCTGGAAACTGAATGTAGAACCACTTCTGAACTTTTGTGAAATGGCTAAAGAAGGATTGCTTAAAAAGGTATTCTGGCCAAGTTCGATCGCTGTTTTCGGGAAAGGAATTCCGAAAGAAAATGTGGGTCAGGATGTGGTTTTGAATCCGACAACGGTTTATGGAATCTCAAAAATGGCAGGCGAAAAATGGTGCGAATATTACCACGACAAATATGGTGTGGATGTAAGAAGTATCCGTTATCCGGGTTTAATTTCCTGGAAAACACCAGCCGGTGGCGGAACAACTGATTACGCGGTGGAAATATTTTATGAAGCCGTAGAACAGGGAAAATATACCAGTTTTATTTCGGAAAACACGGCGATGCCAATGCTTTATATGGATGACGCCATTAATGCAACTTTGAAACTGATGGAAGCACCGAAAGAGAGCCTCAGTGTTCATACTTCATACAATTTGGGTGGATTATCTTTTACACCTAAAGAACTTGCGGCCGAAATTAAAAAGGAAATGCCGGATTTTGAAATTGATTACAAACCTGATTTCCGCCAGGCTATTGCCGACTCGTGGCCGGCTTCTATCGATGATTCTATCGCGAAAAAAGATTGGGGTTTAAATTATGATTTCGATATTACTGCGATGACGAAAGATATGCTGAAGAACCTGAAAGTGAAACTGGGAAATAGTTTTGCATGA